One Spea bombifrons isolate aSpeBom1 chromosome 1, aSpeBom1.2.pri, whole genome shotgun sequence DNA window includes the following coding sequences:
- the LOC128472417 gene encoding DNA-dependent metalloprotease SPRTN-like produces MDYIDPECLSVIDPAWEVLDPNPNLQELFMSLNGMFFQGQLKGVEVKWSCRMILKTGICYYKENEDVCTIYISKPLLSLRSRRDLVEVLLHEMIHAYLFVTHKYKDDGAHGPEFCKHMERINNITGANISIYHNFHAEVAECRKHWWLCNGPCRAWGPKFGFIMRAINRAPSARERWWSHHQLTCGGTFIKVNGPENYIQKGKKRSFSSPTATPNDNSDHQLPSKRARMDK; encoded by the coding sequence ATGGATTATATAGATCCTGAGTGCTTATCAGTTATCGATCCTGCTTGGGAGGTGCTGGACCCAAACCCCAACCTCCAGGAATTGTTCATGTCACTTAATGGCATGTTTTTCCAGGGACAGTTGAAGGGGGTGGAAGTAAAATGGAGCTGCAGGATGATACTAAAAACCGGGATCTGTTACTACAAGGAAAATGAAGACGTGTGcactatatatatcagcaagccACTATTGAGCTTGAGATCAAGGAGAGATCTTGTTGAGGTCCTTCTCCATGAAATGATTCACGCTTACCTGTTTGTGACACACAAATACAAAGATGATGGAGCCCACGGACCGGAGTTCTGCAAACACATGGAGCGCATAAATAACATCACTGGCGCCAACATTTCCATCTACCACAATTTCCATGCAGAAGTGGCTGAATGCAGAAAACACTGGTGGCTCTGTAATGGTCCCTGCAGAGCTTGGGGGCCAAAGTTTGGCTTCATAATGAGGGCAATAAATCGGGCACCCTCTGCTCGGGAACGTTGGTGGTCACACCATCAGCTTACCTGTGGGGGGACTTTTATTAAAGTGAATGGGCCTGAAAACTACATTCAAAAAGGAAAGAAGAGGAGTTTCAGTTCACCAACCGCCACCCCAAATGACAACAGTGACCATCAACTGCCTAGCAAGAGGGCCAGAATGGACAAATAA